A window from Candidatus Nitrosotenuis uzonensis encodes these proteins:
- a CDS encoding proteasome subunit beta: MSMYMPGATAVGITFDNGVVFASEKRIAYGNFLVSKTTKKTFSLTDQVGTAIAGLVADMQILVLQIKALAKIRKMELKRDIPPNSIAKMMSNLMYERRFFPLLTQVIVGGVVDKPAIYTLDPLGSVLPDEYAAVGTGAEMALGVLDQQYKPGMKEKEATDLAIKSIRAATMRDSFSGDGIDVLVITKEGTKEFTEKL, from the coding sequence ATGTCAATGTACATGCCAGGTGCAACAGCCGTGGGAATAACATTTGATAACGGTGTAGTGTTTGCAAGTGAGAAAAGAATAGCTTATGGAAACTTTCTTGTAAGCAAAACTACGAAAAAGACGTTCTCGCTAACAGATCAGGTGGGCACGGCAATAGCCGGTCTTGTCGCAGACATGCAAATACTCGTTCTCCAGATAAAGGCACTTGCAAAGATAAGGAAGATGGAACTAAAAAGAGACATCCCGCCAAATTCGATTGCAAAGATGATGTCAAATCTGATGTATGAGAGAAGATTCTTTCCACTGCTGACACAGGTGATAGTAGGTGGTGTGGTTGACAAACCTGCAATTTACACTCTGGATCCACTCGGCTCAGTCCTTCCAGATGAATACGCCGCAGTCGGAACCGGCGCAGAAATGGCACTTGGTGTGCTTGATCAGCAATACAAGCCGGGAATGAAAGAAAAAGAGGCAACAGACCTTGCAATAAAATCAATTCGTGCAGCAACAATGCGAGATTCTTTTAGTGGAGACGGAATAGATGTGCTTGTAATTACAAAAGAAGGCACAAAAGAGTTTACAGAAAAACTCTAA
- a CDS encoding CdvA-like protein, which yields MNKDEIEIIGKNVKDMYGTAVGKVIGTITDIDGSIQTVGIDCGLEGLKQVPFEQLVVQGDVVIYIPKWRLDAQRFLREKGLTIRRLKALIDIVSENDEMREDAEIIHEKYKSKLLSLEEAEKDISTRLSARLEALNEQLKSVKVLLFDAKVQFKSNEITESKYDLIKTHTGEIMEHIDHEKAEILNIQRRIADISLDGAQVQVNQREQIQHSAVSYLVTDTTAGQQVETPSVPSYVDETKTPETASASSQGAPQTADTTSAPEPVTAQPSAASSSAVQNKEVVAWRGAVAQSAPAVNSVSTPDAGSDWFAKMEAQ from the coding sequence ATGAACAAGGACGAGATAGAGATTATCGGCAAGAACGTCAAGGACATGTATGGAACGGCCGTCGGCAAGGTTATCGGAACGATAACTGACATTGACGGAAGCATACAGACCGTGGGAATCGACTGTGGTCTTGAAGGACTAAAGCAGGTCCCATTTGAACAACTGGTTGTTCAAGGCGATGTCGTAATCTATATACCGAAATGGAGGCTCGATGCCCAGAGATTCCTCAGGGAAAAAGGACTGACCATTCGAAGACTCAAAGCTCTAATCGACATCGTATCCGAAAATGACGAAATGCGGGAAGATGCTGAAATCATACATGAGAAGTACAAGTCAAAGCTGCTATCGCTCGAAGAAGCCGAGAAAGACATCTCGACTAGATTGTCGGCAAGACTTGAAGCACTCAATGAACAGCTCAAATCCGTAAAGGTTCTATTGTTTGATGCAAAGGTGCAGTTCAAGAGTAATGAGATCACAGAGTCAAAGTACGATCTTATCAAGACCCATACGGGAGAGATAATGGAGCACATTGACCACGAAAAGGCAGAAATCCTTAACATCCAAAGAAGAATCGCAGACATATCGCTTGATGGCGCCCAAGTACAGGTAAATCAGAGAGAACAGATACAGCATTCAGCAGTATCATATCTGGTAACTGACACGACGGCAGGCCAACAGGTGGAGACTCCATCAGTGCCTTCCTATGTGGACGAAACAAAGACTCCTGAGACTGCAAGCGCATCATCGCAGGGTGCACCGCAGACTGCAGATACGACATCTGCTCCTGAACCGGTAACCGCACAGCCAAGTGCAGCCTCTTCTTCGGCCGTACAAAATAAAGAAGTGGTAGCATGGCGTGGCGCGGTCGCGCAATCTGCTCCTGCTGTGAATAGTGTCAGCACACCTGATGCCGGATCAGACTGGTTCGCCAAAATGGAAGCCCAATAG
- a CDS encoding M20/M25/M40 family metallo-hydrolase has translation MRRVLRQVDSDFSNLVSDLQKLIRQPSVSAKNQGIEECARLVSKIMRKSGIRTQILKISNATPLVFGEVRSKKNPTKTLLFYNHYDVQPAEPFELWDDEPFSGKVKGNKIFGRGSADDKGELITRIKAVESFLKVHGDVPCNIKFVIEGEEEIGSAHIESYLKKYRKKFACDAVIWEFGYVDSKNRPIIGLGMKGLLYVEMSVKEAVRDAHSSLAVIIKNPAWRLIEALDTLRDPSGKILIRNWYDEVEPFSKEDLALLQKEPFDERAFKSEYGVREFVAGKRGIEVKKALAGDPTCNIAGMISGYTMQGAKTVLPASATVKIDFRLVPRMDPKKQFARLKSHLRRNGFSDIKIKRYHGEAASRTNPTDPFVSCVRDAAKDSFGNYVVNVSNAGTGPMHSFASVLRAPCVSIGSTHVFSRIHSPNEYARLDLLKKTTKCMCLIIDNFSKQAN, from the coding sequence ATGAGACGAGTTCTCAGACAAGTTGATAGTGATTTTTCCAATCTTGTTTCCGATCTTCAAAAACTGATACGACAGCCAAGCGTATCTGCAAAAAACCAAGGAATTGAAGAATGTGCCAGACTTGTCAGCAAAATAATGAGAAAATCCGGAATCAGGACGCAAATACTCAAAATTAGTAATGCCACACCACTAGTGTTCGGCGAGGTGCGCTCAAAGAAAAACCCGACAAAAACGCTCCTGTTTTACAACCATTATGATGTGCAGCCGGCGGAGCCTTTTGAGCTGTGGGATGACGAGCCGTTCAGCGGAAAGGTCAAGGGAAACAAAATCTTTGGACGTGGCTCTGCCGACGATAAGGGCGAGCTGATAACACGAATCAAGGCAGTCGAATCCTTTCTAAAAGTTCATGGTGATGTCCCATGCAATATCAAATTCGTCATAGAAGGAGAAGAAGAAATTGGAAGTGCGCACATAGAATCATACCTTAAAAAATATCGGAAAAAATTCGCATGCGATGCAGTAATCTGGGAGTTCGGATATGTTGATTCCAAGAATAGACCGATAATCGGCCTTGGAATGAAAGGCTTGCTGTATGTGGAAATGTCGGTAAAGGAAGCAGTGCGAGATGCCCATTCGAGTCTTGCAGTGATAATAAAAAATCCTGCGTGGCGCCTGATAGAGGCCCTTGATACACTTCGCGATCCCAGTGGAAAGATATTGATAAGGAATTGGTACGACGAGGTCGAGCCGTTTAGCAAAGAAGACTTGGCATTGCTGCAAAAAGAGCCATTCGATGAGAGGGCGTTCAAATCAGAATATGGTGTGCGCGAATTTGTGGCAGGCAAAAGAGGTATTGAGGTAAAAAAAGCACTTGCAGGTGATCCGACATGCAACATAGCTGGGATGATCTCAGGGTATACTATGCAGGGAGCCAAGACCGTCCTGCCGGCATCGGCAACGGTAAAGATAGATTTTAGACTCGTTCCAAGAATGGATCCGAAAAAACAGTTCGCACGACTAAAATCCCATCTGAGAAGAAATGGGTTTTCAGACATCAAAATAAAGAGGTATCATGGGGAGGCTGCGTCAAGAACCAATCCGACAGACCCGTTCGTCTCATGCGTCAGAGATGCAGCAAAGGACTCTTTTGGCAACTACGTCGTCAACGTATCAAATGCTGGAACAGGGCCGATGCACTCGTTTGCAAGCGTCTTGCGCGCGCCATGTGTGTCGATCGGCTCTACCCATGTCTTTTCCAGAATTCACTCTCCCAACGAGTATGCAAGACTTGATCTTCTAAAGAAGACCACAAAATGCATGTGCCTGATAATTGATAATTTCTCAAAACAGGCCAACTAA
- the acs gene encoding acetate--CoA ligase, which translates to MHSETFTIGLGNNNTAVRKEASEDYVAFWAREAQKLTWFKKWNKILQWDPPFARWFVGGTINASYNALDVHQNRQKIAILWEGENEDRKVITYGQLHDHVQRFSNALKSAGVGKGDRVTIYLPMVPELIVAMLSCARIGAIHTVIFSGFSASSIKDRVVDSKSKVIITADGGYRRGSIVKLKDTVDSAIDGLNFVEKVVVLKRAGNQITLGNKDIMWDDFVKNATDKCDAEQLPSEHPLYILYTSGTTGKPKGVLHDTGGYLTHINSTFRWAFDIKESDIYFCTADIGWVTGHSYVAYGPLICGATMVMYEGAPDYPTPARMWDILQRYRVTIFYTTPTALRMFMKFGDAIPNSYDLSSLRLLGTVGEPINPEVWKWYYKTIGKSRCPIIDTWWQTETGGMMLSPLPGLETIPLKPGSAAFAIPGVDIAVVDENGSEVPPDTKGYLIIRKPWPGMLLSLWGDDEKYRTVYWSKYKDCYYTGDYSIKDSDGYFWLLGRADDVLKVAGHRIGTAELESSLVSHRSISEAAVCGVPDAVKGEVIIAFVVPKEGVKVTDELRAEIIKAVRDDIGAIATPQQLYFVSKLPKTRSGKIMRRLLKAIASNEKIGDVSTLEDGAAVNEVQAAFDDLKKQMG; encoded by the coding sequence GTGCATTCTGAGACTTTCACAATCGGTCTTGGGAACAATAATACTGCTGTTAGAAAAGAGGCATCCGAAGACTATGTTGCTTTCTGGGCACGAGAAGCCCAAAAACTGACCTGGTTCAAAAAATGGAATAAAATACTTCAATGGGATCCGCCGTTTGCAAGGTGGTTTGTGGGAGGTACAATCAACGCCTCGTACAACGCGCTTGACGTTCACCAAAACAGGCAGAAAATTGCCATACTGTGGGAAGGCGAAAACGAGGACAGAAAGGTGATAACGTATGGGCAGCTTCACGACCATGTACAACGGTTCTCCAACGCACTAAAGTCAGCCGGTGTGGGCAAAGGGGACAGGGTTACAATCTATCTTCCTATGGTGCCTGAGCTCATAGTCGCGATGCTATCATGTGCCAGAATAGGCGCAATCCACACAGTAATATTTTCAGGGTTTAGCGCATCTTCAATCAAGGATCGCGTGGTTGACTCTAAATCAAAGGTCATAATAACTGCTGATGGCGGGTACAGAAGAGGCTCTATTGTAAAGCTCAAGGATACCGTAGATAGCGCAATAGACGGACTTAATTTTGTAGAAAAAGTGGTTGTCTTGAAAAGGGCTGGCAACCAAATAACTCTGGGCAACAAGGATATCATGTGGGATGATTTTGTAAAAAATGCTACAGACAAATGCGATGCCGAACAGCTACCAAGCGAGCATCCGCTTTACATTCTGTACACATCTGGTACCACAGGCAAACCAAAAGGAGTGTTACACGATACTGGAGGATATCTGACACATATCAACTCGACATTCAGGTGGGCATTTGATATAAAAGAATCCGACATTTATTTTTGCACTGCAGACATAGGATGGGTTACTGGTCACAGCTATGTCGCATACGGGCCTCTTATCTGCGGCGCAACAATGGTAATGTATGAAGGTGCGCCGGACTATCCCACCCCTGCACGAATGTGGGATATACTGCAAAGATATCGAGTCACAATATTTTACACAACGCCTACTGCGCTTAGAATGTTCATGAAGTTCGGAGATGCAATACCGAATTCGTATGATCTCTCCTCACTTCGGCTTCTTGGTACGGTGGGAGAGCCGATTAATCCTGAAGTCTGGAAGTGGTACTATAAAACAATAGGCAAAAGCAGGTGTCCGATAATTGATACGTGGTGGCAGACTGAGACAGGCGGAATGATGTTATCTCCTCTTCCAGGACTTGAGACAATTCCGCTCAAACCTGGCTCTGCAGCATTTGCAATACCTGGCGTTGACATTGCAGTTGTTGATGAGAATGGTTCTGAAGTTCCGCCTGATACCAAGGGATACTTGATAATCAGAAAGCCGTGGCCAGGAATGCTTCTGAGTCTGTGGGGTGATGATGAAAAATATCGCACCGTTTACTGGTCAAAATACAAAGACTGCTATTATACAGGCGATTATTCAATAAAGGATTCGGACGGCTACTTTTGGCTGCTTGGTCGGGCCGATGACGTACTCAAGGTGGCAGGACACAGAATAGGCACAGCCGAGCTTGAAAGCAGCCTTGTCTCCCACAGGTCGATATCAGAGGCAGCAGTATGTGGTGTTCCAGACGCTGTAAAGGGCGAAGTGATAATTGCATTTGTAGTTCCAAAGGAGGGAGTCAAGGTAACTGACGAGCTTCGTGCCGAGATAATCAAGGCAGTTCGTGATGATATTGGGGCGATTGCAACGCCGCAGCAGCTGTACTTTGTGTCAAAGCTGCCTAAAACTAGAAGCGGCAAGATAATGAGACGTCTTCTCAAGGCAATCGCAAGCAATGAAAAGATTGGCGATGTAAGCACGCTTGAGGACGGGGCCGCGGTAAATGAAGTGCAAGCGGCATTTGATGATCTAAAAAAACAGATGGGATAA
- a CDS encoding PUA domain-containing protein produces MKSNLISKTDTANVLREISSQWKVELPKIKNLKIYEIDENSQILVGEGITAIKMGQSYLPFLSDVKILQMFPSVTVDMGAVKFMCDGANVMRPGIRSFTEFEKGSIVCVVEESQKKFLAVGRALVSSQEMAAMNKGVVVENLHYISDRFWEIKKSLKD; encoded by the coding sequence TTGAAATCAAATCTGATCTCCAAAACAGACACTGCAAACGTGTTAAGAGAGATATCCTCGCAGTGGAAAGTCGAGCTACCAAAAATAAAAAACTTGAAAATCTATGAAATTGACGAGAACTCACAGATACTGGTAGGTGAGGGCATTACCGCAATAAAGATGGGTCAATCATATCTGCCGTTTTTGAGCGATGTTAAAATTCTCCAGATGTTTCCGAGTGTAACAGTAGATATGGGCGCAGTCAAGTTCATGTGCGATGGGGCAAATGTGATGAGGCCCGGAATTAGAAGTTTTACAGAATTTGAGAAGGGCAGTATTGTGTGCGTAGTAGAAGAATCGCAAAAAAAATTCCTTGCAGTAGGCAGGGCACTTGTCTCAAGTCAGGAAATGGCCGCAATGAACAAGGGTGTAGTTGTAGAAAACCTCCATTACATCTCAGACAGATTCTGGGAAATCAAAAAGTCGCTAAAAGACTAA
- the msrB gene encoding peptide-methionine (R)-S-oxide reductase MsrB translates to MVDKIKKTDEEWKNILTEEQYNVCRRKATEAPFSGTYNYCKENGTYKCACCGNKLFGSEAKFDSGTGWPSFFEPISEDSIKYETDSSFGMLRTEVMCAKCDAHLGHVFEDGPAPTFSRFCINSVSLNLEKS, encoded by the coding sequence ATTGTGGACAAGATAAAAAAGACAGATGAGGAATGGAAAAACATCCTCACAGAAGAACAGTATAATGTATGCAGAAGGAAGGCTACAGAGGCACCGTTTAGCGGAACATACAATTATTGCAAGGAAAACGGCACATACAAGTGCGCCTGTTGCGGCAACAAGCTGTTCGGCTCAGAGGCAAAGTTTGATTCTGGCACGGGCTGGCCTAGCTTCTTTGAGCCCATAAGTGAGGACAGCATCAAGTACGAGACGGACTCTAGCTTTGGCATGCTACGCACGGAGGTCATGTGTGCAAAATGTGATGCTCATCTTGGCCATGTCTTTGAGGACGGTCCAGCTCCAACGTTTAGCAGGTTTTGCATAAACTCAGTTTCTTTAAACCTTGAAAAATCATAA
- a CDS encoding homoserine dehydrogenase, producing the protein MRIIICGFGTVAQSLAKLLVSRMDDLYAKYGIKPRIVGAFDSKGGVSDPAGLDVNRLIEVKKKFGTIRKYDKSKKNMVGLDIINNVDADVLVETTASNYRDAEPGMSHIISAMKRRMHVISVNKGPLALAFPSLMELATYNQVLFRFSGTVGGGTPILDYAKNSLRGEQITSFAGILNGTTNYILTNMARGMSFEAALKDAKSKGYVEADESLDLDGLDAAAKLVILANWIMGMKVTMPDIKRTGIRGVTTKDIKAAAKKKCAVKLIASCNKELIVAPREVPVDDPLCVNGTLNAISFTSEHSGTQTIIGRGAGGTETASSILRDLLDIRKEISRD; encoded by the coding sequence TTGAGAATAATAATTTGCGGATTTGGCACCGTAGCCCAGAGCCTAGCAAAACTTCTTGTATCACGCATGGATGATCTGTATGCAAAGTATGGGATAAAGCCAAGAATAGTCGGGGCGTTTGACAGCAAAGGCGGAGTATCTGATCCGGCAGGGCTTGATGTAAACAGGCTTATTGAAGTCAAAAAGAAATTCGGGACCATAAGAAAGTATGACAAGTCAAAAAAGAACATGGTAGGCCTAGACATAATCAACAATGTAGATGCAGATGTTCTTGTAGAGACTACCGCAAGCAACTACCGAGATGCAGAACCGGGGATGTCTCATATAATATCGGCCATGAAGCGCAGGATGCATGTCATATCGGTCAACAAAGGACCTCTTGCACTTGCATTTCCATCACTGATGGAGCTTGCAACTTACAACCAGGTTCTTTTCAGGTTTAGCGGCACTGTGGGAGGCGGCACCCCGATACTTGACTATGCAAAAAACAGCTTGAGAGGCGAACAGATAACATCTTTTGCTGGAATACTCAACGGCACGACAAACTACATCCTAACAAATATGGCAAGGGGAATGAGTTTTGAGGCAGCGCTCAAGGATGCAAAATCAAAAGGGTATGTTGAGGCAGACGAATCACTAGACCTTGACGGTCTTGATGCTGCTGCAAAGCTGGTAATACTTGCAAACTGGATAATGGGCATGAAGGTAACCATGCCAGATATCAAAAGAACTGGAATACGAGGAGTTACCACAAAGGACATCAAGGCGGCAGCAAAGAAAAAATGCGCAGTCAAGCTAATCGCATCTTGCAACAAGGAGTTGATTGTAGCCCCAAGGGAGGTTCCCGTTGATGATCCGCTGTGCGTCAACGGAACGCTAAATGCAATATCGTTCACATCAGAGCATTCAGGTACGCAGACCATAATAGGTAGAGGAGCTGGTGGCACAGAGACTGCAAGCTCAATACTCAGAGATCTTTTGGATATCCGCAAGGAGATATCAAGGGATTGA
- a CDS encoding FAD-dependent thymidylate synthase → MTEFTPSEKEILLKHFSNADDSVFAITTPRQVDRGALMSRYSRTDKSMRRIFLDEFLANENRGDEFYNKVLIEYGDDSVAELGIAQIAIEGISNIAVKKIEDRRIGLSYLEKSSRYVAWDKKIDGNYKFYREPTIMESRFADMYLECCNFDFDTYAKSIEPMLKYIRERDPIENLKFKDMRSGTEIPFSKLSDSQDIKSATFIYNATTKAKALDILRGLLPASTITNVGITGNGRAFEYLLTVLFSSELREERELAAKIKHELDTTIKSFVRRSDDKYGKAMQEYLRSVNKYTKNMARRHASTARSQGAVVRLVDYEGESSAQNKIVASLLYEPQTVSYRSILSDVKKMSKKEKSNIIEGIAKLRTNRRHRPPRAFEMTEYTFDIIGNFGMFRDLHRHRVLTMQRQLLTTDHGFAMPDEISQIGLGKEYNECMQNTKHVFEKMRAKYPQEAQYVVNFAYNYPFLVRLNLREACHLIELRTIPQGHADYRQVAQKMFLAIKKRHPTLSRIIRFADMNTYELERFESEKRIEEKRKTTK, encoded by the coding sequence TTGACAGAATTCACACCGTCCGAAAAAGAGATCCTGCTCAAACACTTTTCAAATGCGGATGATTCTGTCTTTGCCATAACCACCCCACGCCAGGTGGATCGCGGCGCTCTCATGTCCAGATACAGTAGGACGGACAAGAGCATGCGACGAATTTTTCTTGATGAATTTCTTGCAAATGAAAACCGTGGCGACGAATTTTATAACAAAGTACTAATCGAGTACGGCGATGATTCTGTAGCCGAGCTGGGCATCGCACAGATAGCCATTGAGGGAATCTCTAACATTGCGGTAAAAAAAATTGAAGACAGGAGAATAGGCCTATCATATCTTGAAAAATCATCGCGCTATGTCGCGTGGGATAAAAAAATTGATGGCAATTACAAGTTCTACAGGGAGCCAACCATAATGGAATCAAGATTTGCAGATATGTATCTGGAATGCTGTAATTTTGATTTTGACACATATGCAAAAAGCATAGAGCCCATGCTCAAATACATAAGAGAAAGAGATCCTATCGAAAATCTCAAATTCAAAGACATGCGTTCTGGAACGGAGATTCCGTTTTCCAAGCTTAGCGACTCGCAAGACATCAAGTCTGCAACGTTCATCTACAATGCAACTACCAAGGCAAAGGCGCTAGACATTTTGCGTGGTCTGCTTCCTGCCTCCACTATCACCAACGTCGGCATTACAGGGAACGGACGTGCCTTTGAATACCTACTGACAGTACTTTTTAGCTCCGAACTAAGGGAAGAAAGAGAGCTTGCAGCCAAGATAAAACACGAGCTTGATACCACAATCAAGTCATTTGTGCGCAGATCCGACGACAAGTACGGAAAAGCCATGCAAGAATACCTCAGGTCTGTGAACAAGTACACAAAGAACATGGCAAGAAGACATGCATCCACAGCAAGATCCCAAGGCGCGGTTGTAAGACTTGTCGACTATGAGGGCGAAAGCTCGGCCCAGAACAAGATAGTCGCTTCGCTTTTGTACGAGCCTCAGACAGTCTCTTACAGGTCCATATTATCAGATGTAAAAAAGATGAGTAAAAAGGAAAAGTCGAACATAATAGAAGGCATTGCCAAGCTTCGCACCAACAGAAGACATCGGCCACCACGCGCCTTTGAGATGACAGAATATACGTTCGATATAATAGGCAATTTTGGCATGTTCAGAGATCTGCACAGACATAGAGTGCTGACAATGCAAAGGCAGCTTCTCACAACAGATCACGGATTTGCAATGCCCGATGAGATAAGCCAGATCGGACTAGGTAAGGAATACAATGAGTGCATGCAGAATACAAAGCACGTATTTGAAAAGATGAGAGCAAAGTATCCGCAGGAAGCGCAGTACGTGGTCAACTTTGCATACAATTATCCGTTTCTAGTCAGGCTCAACCTCAGAGAGGCCTGCCATCTAATTGAGCTTAGAACTATACCGCAGGGGCACGCAGATTACCGCCAAGTCGCACAAAAGATGTTTCTTGCGATAAAAAAGAGGCATCCGACCCTGTCCAGGATAATCAGATTTGCAGATATGAACACATATGAGCTTGAAAGATTCGAGTCGGAAAAAAGAATAGAAGAGAAAAGAAAAACCACAAAATAG